Proteins from a single region of Equus quagga isolate Etosha38 chromosome 18, UCLA_HA_Equagga_1.0, whole genome shotgun sequence:
- the USP1 gene encoding ubiquitin carboxyl-terminal hydrolase 1 isoform X3, translating into MPGVTPSESSGLSRGSPSKKNRLSLKFFQKKETKRALDFTDSPENEEKAECRGSEIDQVVPAAQSSPINCEKRENLLPFVGLNNLGNTCYLNSILQVLYFCPGFKSGVKHLFNIISRKKEALKDEANQRDKGNCKEDSLTSYELICSLQSLIISVEQLQANFLLNPEKYTDELATQPRRLLNTLRIHEMGIFIYRELNPMYEGYLQHDAQEVLQCILGNIQETCQLLKEEEVKNVAELSTKVEEKPHQKGERSGINSVEMDSMRHSEDHKEKLPKGNGKRKSDTEFGNMKKKVKVSKEHQSLEENQRQTRSKRKATGAEQIGFELVEKLFQGQLVLRTRCLECESLTERREDFQDISVPVQEDELSKVEESSEISPEPKTEMKTLRWAISQFASVERIVGEDKYFCENCHHYTEAERSLLFDKMPEVITIHLKCFAASGLEFDCYGGGLSKINTPLLTPLKLSLEEWSTKPTNDSYGLFAVVMHSGITISSGHYTASVKVTDLNSLELDKGNFVVDQMCEIGKPEPSNEEEARGVVENYADEDVSIRVGANTQPSKVLNKKNVEAIGLLGGQKSKADYELYNKASNPDKGASTAFAENRSSETNSSNGTHESDRNKESSDQTGINISGFENKISYVVQSLKEYEGKWLLFDDSEVKVTEEKDFLNSLSPSTSPTSTPYLLFYKKL; encoded by the exons ATGCCCGGTGTCACACCGAGCGAAAGCAGCGGACTTTCCAGAGGAAGTCCGTCCAAGAAAAACAGACTTTCCTTGAAGttttttcagaaaaaggaaactaagagagCCTTGGATTTCACAGATTCTCCAGAAAACGAAGAAAAAGCCGAGTGTCGAGGCTCTGAAAT TGATCAAGTTGTTCCGGCAGCACAGTCCTCACCTATAAACTGTGAGAAGAGGGAGAACTTGTTACCATTTGTGGGACTGAATAATCTCGGCAATACTTGTTATCTTAATAGTATACTTCAG GTATTATATTTTTGTCCGGGTTTTAAATCTGGAGTGAAGcacttatttaatattatttcaaggaagaaagaagccCTAAAAGATGAAGCCAATCAAAGAgataag GGGAATTGCAAAGAAGATTCTTTGACAAGTTATGAACTAATATGCAGTTTACAGTCCTTGATCATTTCAGTTGAACAGCTTCAGGCTAATTTTCTCTTAAATCCAGAGAAATACACTGATGAACTTGCTACTCAGCCAAGGCGACTGCTTAACACACTCAG AATACATGAAAtgggaatttttatttataggGAACTCAACCCTATGTATGAAGGATATCTACAGCATGATGCACAGGAAGTATTACAGTGTATTTTGGGAAACATTCAAGAAACATGCCAACttctaaaagaagaagaagtaaaaaatgtGGCAGAATTATCTACTAAGGTAGAGGAAAAACCTCATCAGAAAGGGGAAAGGAGTGGTATTAACAGCGTAGAGATGGACAGCATGAGGCATTCTGAAGACCATAAAGAAAAACTCCCAAAAgggaatgggaaaagaaaaagtgacactGAATTTGGCAAcatgaagaaaaaagttaaagtatCCAAGGAACACCAGTCATTAGAAGAAAACCAGAGACAAACCAGatcaaaaagaaaagctacag gtGCAGAGCAGATTGGTTTTGAGCTAGTAGAGAAATTATTTCAAGGTCAGCTGGTATTAAGGACTCGTTGCTTAGAATGTGAAAGtttaacagaaagaagagaagattttCAAGACATCAGTGTACCAGTGCAAGAAGATGAGCTTTCCAAAGTAGAGGAGAGTTCTGAAA TTTCTCCAGAGccaaaaacagaaatgaagactcTGAGATGGGCAATTTCACAATTTGCTTCAGTGGAGAGAATTGTAGGAGAAgataaatatttctgtgaaaattgccATCATTATACTGAAGCCGAACGAAGTCTTTTGTTTGACAAAATGCCTGAAGTTATAACTATTCATTTGAAGTGCTTTGCTGCTAGTGGCTTAGA gTTTGATTGTTATGGTGGTGGACTTTCCAAGATCAACACTCCCTTACTGACACCTCTTAAATTGTCACTAGAAGAATGGAGCACAAAGCCAACCAACGATAGCTATGGATTATTTGCTGTTGTGATGCATAGCGGCATTACAATTAGTAGCGGGCATTACACTGCTTCTGTTAAAGTCACTGACCTTAACAGTTTAGAACTGGATAAGGGAAATTTTGTAGTGGACCAAATGTGTGAAATAGGTAAACCAGAACCATCAAATGAGGAGGAAGCAAGGGGTGTGGTGGAAAATTATGCTGATGAAGATGTCTCGATTAGAGTTGGTGCAAATACACAGCCAAGTAAAGTTTTGaacaaaaaaaatgtagaagCTATTGGACTTCTTGGAGGACAAAAGAGCAAAGCAGATTATGAGCTATACAACAAAGCGTCTAATCCTGATAAAGGTGCCAGTACAGCATTTGCTGAAAACAGAAGTTCTGAGACTAACAGTTCTAATGGGACCCATGAATCTGATAGAAACAAGGAATCCAGTGACCAAACAGGCATTAACATTAGTGGATTTGAGAACAAAATTTCATATGTAGTGCAAAGCTTAAAGGAGTATGAGGGGAAGTGGTTGCTTTTTGATGATTCTGAAGTGAAAGTCACTGAAGAGAAGGactttttgaattctctttccccttctacATCTCCTACGTCCACGCCTTACTTgctattttataagaaattatag
- the USP1 gene encoding ubiquitin carboxyl-terminal hydrolase 1 isoform X1 yields the protein MPGVTPSESSGLSRGSPSKKNRLSLKFFQKKETKRALDFTDSPENEEKAECRGSEIDQVVPAAQSSPINCEKRENLLPFVGLNNLGNTCYLNSILQVLYFCPGFKSGVKHLFNIISRKKEALKDEANQRDKGNCKEDSLTSYELICSLQSLIISVEQLQANFLLNPEKYTDELATQPRRLLNTLRIHEMGIFIYRELNPMYEGYLQHDAQEVLQCILGNIQETCQLLKEEEVKNVAELSTKVEEKPHQKGERSGINSVEMDSMRHSEDHKEKLPKGNGKRKSDTEFGNMKKKVKVSKEHQSLEENQRQTRSKRKATGDMLEIPPKIIPKYISEGESARPSQKKSRVKVNWLKPATKQPSILSKFCSLGKITTHQGSKEQSKESEYLEEDLGKGENDDTTNGCGLESPGNDVKSINVNEVKPINTGAEQIGFELVEKLFQGQLVLRTRCLECESLTERREDFQDISVPVQEDELSKVEESSEISPEPKTEMKTLRWAISQFASVERIVGEDKYFCENCHHYTEAERSLLFDKMPEVITIHLKCFAASGLEFDCYGGGLSKINTPLLTPLKLSLEEWSTKPTNDSYGLFAVVMHSGITISSGHYTASVKVTDLNSLELDKGNFVVDQMCEIGKPEPSNEEEARGVVENYADEDVSIRVGANTQPSKVLNKKNVEAIGLLGGQKSKADYELYNKASNPDKGASTAFAENRSSETNSSNGTHESDRNKESSDQTGINISGFENKISYVVQSLKEYEGKWLLFDDSEVKVTEEKDFLNSLSPSTSPTSTPYLLFYKKL from the exons ATGCCCGGTGTCACACCGAGCGAAAGCAGCGGACTTTCCAGAGGAAGTCCGTCCAAGAAAAACAGACTTTCCTTGAAGttttttcagaaaaaggaaactaagagagCCTTGGATTTCACAGATTCTCCAGAAAACGAAGAAAAAGCCGAGTGTCGAGGCTCTGAAAT TGATCAAGTTGTTCCGGCAGCACAGTCCTCACCTATAAACTGTGAGAAGAGGGAGAACTTGTTACCATTTGTGGGACTGAATAATCTCGGCAATACTTGTTATCTTAATAGTATACTTCAG GTATTATATTTTTGTCCGGGTTTTAAATCTGGAGTGAAGcacttatttaatattatttcaaggaagaaagaagccCTAAAAGATGAAGCCAATCAAAGAgataag GGGAATTGCAAAGAAGATTCTTTGACAAGTTATGAACTAATATGCAGTTTACAGTCCTTGATCATTTCAGTTGAACAGCTTCAGGCTAATTTTCTCTTAAATCCAGAGAAATACACTGATGAACTTGCTACTCAGCCAAGGCGACTGCTTAACACACTCAG AATACATGAAAtgggaatttttatttataggGAACTCAACCCTATGTATGAAGGATATCTACAGCATGATGCACAGGAAGTATTACAGTGTATTTTGGGAAACATTCAAGAAACATGCCAACttctaaaagaagaagaagtaaaaaatgtGGCAGAATTATCTACTAAGGTAGAGGAAAAACCTCATCAGAAAGGGGAAAGGAGTGGTATTAACAGCGTAGAGATGGACAGCATGAGGCATTCTGAAGACCATAAAGAAAAACTCCCAAAAgggaatgggaaaagaaaaagtgacactGAATTTGGCAAcatgaagaaaaaagttaaagtatCCAAGGAACACCAGTCATTAGAAGAAAACCAGAGACAAACCAGatcaaaaagaaaagctacaggTGATATGTTAGAGATTCCTCCTAAAATAATCCCCAAGTACATTTCTGAAGGTGAGAGTGCAAGACCCTCACAAAAGAAATCCAGAGTTAAAGTAAATTGGTTAAAGCCTGCAACTAAGCAACCTAGCATTCTTTCTAAATTCTGTAGTCTGGGAAAAATAACAACACACCAAGGATCCAAAGAACAATCTAAAGAAAGTGAATATCTTGAAGAGGACTTGGGGAAGGGTGAAAATGATGACACAACTAATGGTTGTGGACTTGAATCTCCAGGGAACGATGTTAAATCCATTAATGTTAATGAAGTTAAGCCCATAAACACAG gtGCAGAGCAGATTGGTTTTGAGCTAGTAGAGAAATTATTTCAAGGTCAGCTGGTATTAAGGACTCGTTGCTTAGAATGTGAAAGtttaacagaaagaagagaagattttCAAGACATCAGTGTACCAGTGCAAGAAGATGAGCTTTCCAAAGTAGAGGAGAGTTCTGAAA TTTCTCCAGAGccaaaaacagaaatgaagactcTGAGATGGGCAATTTCACAATTTGCTTCAGTGGAGAGAATTGTAGGAGAAgataaatatttctgtgaaaattgccATCATTATACTGAAGCCGAACGAAGTCTTTTGTTTGACAAAATGCCTGAAGTTATAACTATTCATTTGAAGTGCTTTGCTGCTAGTGGCTTAGA gTTTGATTGTTATGGTGGTGGACTTTCCAAGATCAACACTCCCTTACTGACACCTCTTAAATTGTCACTAGAAGAATGGAGCACAAAGCCAACCAACGATAGCTATGGATTATTTGCTGTTGTGATGCATAGCGGCATTACAATTAGTAGCGGGCATTACACTGCTTCTGTTAAAGTCACTGACCTTAACAGTTTAGAACTGGATAAGGGAAATTTTGTAGTGGACCAAATGTGTGAAATAGGTAAACCAGAACCATCAAATGAGGAGGAAGCAAGGGGTGTGGTGGAAAATTATGCTGATGAAGATGTCTCGATTAGAGTTGGTGCAAATACACAGCCAAGTAAAGTTTTGaacaaaaaaaatgtagaagCTATTGGACTTCTTGGAGGACAAAAGAGCAAAGCAGATTATGAGCTATACAACAAAGCGTCTAATCCTGATAAAGGTGCCAGTACAGCATTTGCTGAAAACAGAAGTTCTGAGACTAACAGTTCTAATGGGACCCATGAATCTGATAGAAACAAGGAATCCAGTGACCAAACAGGCATTAACATTAGTGGATTTGAGAACAAAATTTCATATGTAGTGCAAAGCTTAAAGGAGTATGAGGGGAAGTGGTTGCTTTTTGATGATTCTGAAGTGAAAGTCACTGAAGAGAAGGactttttgaattctctttccccttctacATCTCCTACGTCCACGCCTTACTTgctattttataagaaattatag
- the USP1 gene encoding ubiquitin carboxyl-terminal hydrolase 1 isoform X2 codes for MPGVTPSESSGLSRGSPSKKNRLSLKFFQKKETKRALDFTDSPENEEKAECRGSEIDQVVPAAQSSPINCEKRENLLPFVGLNNLGNTCYLNSILQVLYFCPGFKSGVKHLFNIISRKKEALKDEANQRDKGNCKEDSLTSYELICSLQSLIISVEQLQANFLLNPEKYTDELATQPRRLLNTLRELNPMYEGYLQHDAQEVLQCILGNIQETCQLLKEEEVKNVAELSTKVEEKPHQKGERSGINSVEMDSMRHSEDHKEKLPKGNGKRKSDTEFGNMKKKVKVSKEHQSLEENQRQTRSKRKATGDMLEIPPKIIPKYISEGESARPSQKKSRVKVNWLKPATKQPSILSKFCSLGKITTHQGSKEQSKESEYLEEDLGKGENDDTTNGCGLESPGNDVKSINVNEVKPINTGAEQIGFELVEKLFQGQLVLRTRCLECESLTERREDFQDISVPVQEDELSKVEESSEISPEPKTEMKTLRWAISQFASVERIVGEDKYFCENCHHYTEAERSLLFDKMPEVITIHLKCFAASGLEFDCYGGGLSKINTPLLTPLKLSLEEWSTKPTNDSYGLFAVVMHSGITISSGHYTASVKVTDLNSLELDKGNFVVDQMCEIGKPEPSNEEEARGVVENYADEDVSIRVGANTQPSKVLNKKNVEAIGLLGGQKSKADYELYNKASNPDKGASTAFAENRSSETNSSNGTHESDRNKESSDQTGINISGFENKISYVVQSLKEYEGKWLLFDDSEVKVTEEKDFLNSLSPSTSPTSTPYLLFYKKL; via the exons ATGCCCGGTGTCACACCGAGCGAAAGCAGCGGACTTTCCAGAGGAAGTCCGTCCAAGAAAAACAGACTTTCCTTGAAGttttttcagaaaaaggaaactaagagagCCTTGGATTTCACAGATTCTCCAGAAAACGAAGAAAAAGCCGAGTGTCGAGGCTCTGAAAT TGATCAAGTTGTTCCGGCAGCACAGTCCTCACCTATAAACTGTGAGAAGAGGGAGAACTTGTTACCATTTGTGGGACTGAATAATCTCGGCAATACTTGTTATCTTAATAGTATACTTCAG GTATTATATTTTTGTCCGGGTTTTAAATCTGGAGTGAAGcacttatttaatattatttcaaggaagaaagaagccCTAAAAGATGAAGCCAATCAAAGAgataag GGGAATTGCAAAGAAGATTCTTTGACAAGTTATGAACTAATATGCAGTTTACAGTCCTTGATCATTTCAGTTGAACAGCTTCAGGCTAATTTTCTCTTAAATCCAGAGAAATACACTGATGAACTTGCTACTCAGCCAAGGCGACTGCTTAACACACTCAG gGAACTCAACCCTATGTATGAAGGATATCTACAGCATGATGCACAGGAAGTATTACAGTGTATTTTGGGAAACATTCAAGAAACATGCCAACttctaaaagaagaagaagtaaaaaatgtGGCAGAATTATCTACTAAGGTAGAGGAAAAACCTCATCAGAAAGGGGAAAGGAGTGGTATTAACAGCGTAGAGATGGACAGCATGAGGCATTCTGAAGACCATAAAGAAAAACTCCCAAAAgggaatgggaaaagaaaaagtgacactGAATTTGGCAAcatgaagaaaaaagttaaagtatCCAAGGAACACCAGTCATTAGAAGAAAACCAGAGACAAACCAGatcaaaaagaaaagctacaggTGATATGTTAGAGATTCCTCCTAAAATAATCCCCAAGTACATTTCTGAAGGTGAGAGTGCAAGACCCTCACAAAAGAAATCCAGAGTTAAAGTAAATTGGTTAAAGCCTGCAACTAAGCAACCTAGCATTCTTTCTAAATTCTGTAGTCTGGGAAAAATAACAACACACCAAGGATCCAAAGAACAATCTAAAGAAAGTGAATATCTTGAAGAGGACTTGGGGAAGGGTGAAAATGATGACACAACTAATGGTTGTGGACTTGAATCTCCAGGGAACGATGTTAAATCCATTAATGTTAATGAAGTTAAGCCCATAAACACAG gtGCAGAGCAGATTGGTTTTGAGCTAGTAGAGAAATTATTTCAAGGTCAGCTGGTATTAAGGACTCGTTGCTTAGAATGTGAAAGtttaacagaaagaagagaagattttCAAGACATCAGTGTACCAGTGCAAGAAGATGAGCTTTCCAAAGTAGAGGAGAGTTCTGAAA TTTCTCCAGAGccaaaaacagaaatgaagactcTGAGATGGGCAATTTCACAATTTGCTTCAGTGGAGAGAATTGTAGGAGAAgataaatatttctgtgaaaattgccATCATTATACTGAAGCCGAACGAAGTCTTTTGTTTGACAAAATGCCTGAAGTTATAACTATTCATTTGAAGTGCTTTGCTGCTAGTGGCTTAGA gTTTGATTGTTATGGTGGTGGACTTTCCAAGATCAACACTCCCTTACTGACACCTCTTAAATTGTCACTAGAAGAATGGAGCACAAAGCCAACCAACGATAGCTATGGATTATTTGCTGTTGTGATGCATAGCGGCATTACAATTAGTAGCGGGCATTACACTGCTTCTGTTAAAGTCACTGACCTTAACAGTTTAGAACTGGATAAGGGAAATTTTGTAGTGGACCAAATGTGTGAAATAGGTAAACCAGAACCATCAAATGAGGAGGAAGCAAGGGGTGTGGTGGAAAATTATGCTGATGAAGATGTCTCGATTAGAGTTGGTGCAAATACACAGCCAAGTAAAGTTTTGaacaaaaaaaatgtagaagCTATTGGACTTCTTGGAGGACAAAAGAGCAAAGCAGATTATGAGCTATACAACAAAGCGTCTAATCCTGATAAAGGTGCCAGTACAGCATTTGCTGAAAACAGAAGTTCTGAGACTAACAGTTCTAATGGGACCCATGAATCTGATAGAAACAAGGAATCCAGTGACCAAACAGGCATTAACATTAGTGGATTTGAGAACAAAATTTCATATGTAGTGCAAAGCTTAAAGGAGTATGAGGGGAAGTGGTTGCTTTTTGATGATTCTGAAGTGAAAGTCACTGAAGAGAAGGactttttgaattctctttccccttctacATCTCCTACGTCCACGCCTTACTTgctattttataagaaattatag